One Leclercia pneumoniae genomic region harbors:
- the mutS gene encoding DNA mismatch repair protein MutS: MSTLENFDAHTPMMQQYLKLKAQHPEILLFYRMGDFYELFYDDAKRASQLLDISLTKRGASAGEPIPMAGIPHHAVENYLAKLVNQGESVAICEQIGDPATSKGPVERKVVRIVTPGTISDEALLQERQDNLLAAIWQDGKGYGYATLDISSGRFRLSEPADRETMAAELQRTNPAELLYAEDFAELALIEGRRGLRRRPLWEFEIDTARQQLNLQFGTRDLIGFGVENAPRGLCAAGCLLQYVKDTQRTALPHIRSITMERQQDSIIMDAATRRNLEITQNLAGGVENTLASVLDSTVTPMGSRMLKRWLHMPVRDTATLVGRQQTIAALQDRFTELQPVLRQVGDLERILARLALRTARPRDLARMRHAFQQLPTLRAQLAEVESAPVQKLRETMGEFSELRELLERAVVETPPVLVRDGGVIAPGYNEELDEWRALADGATDYLDKLEIRERERLGLDTLKVGYNAVHGYYIQISRGQSHLAPIHYVRRQTLKNAERYIIPELKEYEDKVLTSKGKALALEKQLYDELFDTLMPHLGDLQLSASALAELDVLVNLAERADTLNYSCPTFSDKPGIRITEGRHPVVEQVLNEPFIANPLNLSPQRRMLIITGPNMGGKSTYMRQTALIALLAYIGSYVPAQKVEIGPIDRIFTRVGAADDLASGRSTFMVEMTETANILHNATENSLVLMDEIGRGTSTYDGLSLAWACAESLANKIKALTLFATHYFELTQLPEKMEGVANVHLDALEHGDTIAFMHTVQDGAASKSYGLAVAALAGVPKEVIKRARQKLRELESLSPNAAATQIDGTQMSLLAPAEETSPAVEALENLDPDTLTPRQALEWIYRLKSLV; this comes from the coding sequence ATGAGCACGCTAGAGAATTTCGACGCCCACACCCCAATGATGCAGCAGTATCTGAAGCTGAAAGCCCAGCACCCAGAGATCCTGCTGTTCTATCGGATGGGCGACTTTTACGAACTTTTTTATGATGATGCGAAACGCGCATCTCAGCTGCTCGATATCTCGCTGACCAAACGCGGCGCCTCTGCAGGCGAGCCGATCCCGATGGCGGGCATTCCCCACCACGCGGTGGAAAACTATCTGGCGAAGCTGGTTAATCAGGGTGAGTCGGTAGCCATTTGCGAACAGATTGGCGATCCCGCGACCTCAAAAGGGCCGGTTGAGCGCAAAGTGGTGCGCATCGTCACCCCAGGCACCATCAGTGATGAAGCCCTGCTGCAGGAGCGGCAAGATAATTTGCTGGCCGCCATCTGGCAGGACGGCAAAGGTTACGGCTACGCCACGCTGGATATTAGCTCCGGGCGTTTTCGTCTGAGTGAACCGGCCGACCGTGAAACCATGGCGGCAGAGCTGCAGCGCACCAACCCTGCGGAACTTTTGTATGCCGAAGACTTTGCCGAGCTGGCATTGATTGAAGGTCGTCGCGGCCTGCGTCGTCGCCCCCTGTGGGAGTTTGAGATCGATACCGCCCGTCAGCAGCTCAACCTGCAGTTTGGCACCCGCGATCTCATTGGTTTTGGTGTCGAAAATGCGCCACGTGGCCTTTGCGCGGCGGGATGTCTTTTGCAATACGTGAAAGACACCCAGCGCACGGCTCTGCCGCACATCCGCTCTATTACCATGGAGCGCCAGCAGGACAGCATCATCATGGATGCCGCCACCCGTCGCAATCTTGAGATCACCCAGAACCTGGCCGGGGGCGTTGAAAACACCCTGGCCTCGGTGCTCGACAGCACTGTCACCCCAATGGGGAGCCGTATGCTCAAGCGCTGGCTGCACATGCCGGTGCGTGATACCGCAACGCTGGTCGGCCGTCAGCAGACTATTGCCGCCTTGCAGGATCGTTTTACCGAACTGCAGCCGGTTTTGCGTCAGGTAGGCGACCTCGAACGTATCCTTGCCCGCCTTGCGCTGCGCACCGCTCGCCCGCGTGACTTAGCCCGTATGCGCCATGCCTTTCAGCAGTTGCCCACCCTGCGGGCGCAGTTGGCTGAGGTTGAGAGCGCACCGGTACAAAAGCTGCGTGAGACCATGGGTGAATTTAGCGAGTTACGCGAGTTACTGGAGCGTGCTGTGGTTGAAACCCCGCCGGTGCTGGTGCGCGACGGTGGCGTTATCGCACCTGGCTATAACGAAGAGCTGGATGAGTGGCGCGCGCTGGCAGACGGCGCAACGGATTATCTCGATAAACTGGAGATCCGCGAACGCGAACGCCTGGGCCTGGATACCCTGAAAGTCGGCTATAACGCCGTTCATGGTTACTACATCCAGATTAGCCGTGGGCAGAGCCACCTGGCGCCTATCCACTATGTCCGCCGCCAGACGCTCAAAAATGCCGAACGCTATATTATTCCTGAGCTAAAAGAATACGAAGACAAAGTGCTGACCTCCAAAGGGAAAGCGCTGGCGCTGGAAAAACAGCTTTATGACGAGCTGTTCGATACGCTGATGCCGCATCTGGGCGATCTGCAGCTCAGCGCAAGCGCGCTGGCAGAGCTGGACGTGTTGGTTAACCTGGCGGAGCGTGCCGATACGCTGAACTACAGCTGCCCCACCTTTAGCGACAAGCCTGGCATTCGTATCACCGAAGGTCGCCACCCGGTGGTGGAACAAGTGCTCAATGAGCCCTTTATTGCCAACCCGCTTAACTTGTCGCCTCAGCGTCGTATGCTGATCATTACCGGCCCGAACATGGGCGGTAAAAGTACCTATATGCGCCAGACCGCGTTGATTGCGCTACTGGCCTATATCGGCAGCTACGTGCCCGCGCAAAAAGTTGAGATCGGCCCCATCGATCGCATTTTCACCCGCGTGGGTGCGGCAGATGACCTGGCCAGCGGCCGCTCCACCTTTATGGTGGAGATGACCGAAACCGCCAATATTCTGCACAATGCCACGGAAAACAGTCTGGTGCTGATGGATGAAATTGGCCGCGGAACCTCAACCTACGACGGCCTGTCGCTGGCGTGGGCCTGCGCTGAAAGCCTGGCAAACAAAATCAAGGCGCTGACGCTCTTTGCAACCCACTATTTCGAGCTAACCCAGTTGCCCGAAAAGATGGAAGGGGTGGCGAACGTGCATCTGGATGCGCTGGAGCATGGGGATACTATCGCCTTTATGCACACGGTGCAGGATGGCGCGGCCAGCAAGAGCTACGGCCTGGCGGTAGCGGCGCTGGCAGGGGTGCCTAAAGAGGTCATTAAACGGGCACGGCAGAAACTGCGCGAGCTGGAAAGCCTGTCGCCAAACGCGGCGGCAACCCAGATAGACGGTACGCAGATGTCTTTGCTTGCGCCGGCAGAAGAGACATCGCCTGCCGTTGAGGCGCTGGAGAATCTCGACCCGGATACACTGACACCGCGTCAGGCGCTGGAGTGGATCTACCGGTTGAAGAGCCTGGTTTAG
- a CDS encoding tyrosine-type recombinase/integrase yields the protein MAGKQEGAPLSFKAVEMMKPGDKDKADVGENRGLRVSCGATGVKSFFYRYTSPLTGKLVQVKIGNFPQTSLAAARLKLHELKLLRQDGRCPASELKQEKQLRAIEAEQAKVPELTVQGLVELYLTERIEDRKTRDGKIIPGARKKKGQDEVRRTLYADAVDKLGERNAAEITRNDVITLINGIVARGAKVQAGNVLRELSLAYEFAIGLGRFDTSFANPALLAKSSLRQTRIKLTNNRGTRVLSEAELKKFLQWLPGSAFSPTIKNVLRLTLWTGCRTGEVCNMAWKDVDLDKGTIHLRETKTGVERYVQLSTQAIDFLKVLRLNSDIYLFPSTRTRLPIQQKYLTENAWRLREAGKMLDIPSWTPHDLRRTVRTGLSRLQCPNEVAEAILGHTKGGVEGIYNLYKYDAECKQWLQIWADCLDSQT from the coding sequence ATGGCAGGAAAACAAGAGGGCGCGCCACTTTCGTTTAAAGCGGTAGAAATGATGAAGCCTGGGGACAAAGATAAGGCTGATGTAGGCGAAAATCGAGGTTTACGTGTCTCCTGTGGTGCAACTGGGGTTAAGTCTTTTTTCTACCGTTACACAAGCCCTCTGACGGGCAAACTAGTTCAGGTCAAAATAGGCAACTTCCCGCAGACTTCTCTCGCCGCTGCCCGTCTTAAACTCCATGAATTAAAGCTTCTCCGTCAGGATGGTCGGTGTCCTGCATCAGAACTCAAGCAGGAAAAACAGCTTCGTGCAATCGAGGCTGAACAGGCCAAAGTACCTGAATTAACTGTGCAGGGATTAGTTGAGCTCTACCTGACTGAGCGGATTGAAGACCGCAAAACCAGGGATGGAAAAATCATTCCGGGGGCCCGGAAGAAGAAAGGCCAGGATGAGGTGCGCAGAACATTGTATGCCGATGCGGTAGATAAACTAGGTGAGCGTAATGCAGCTGAAATCACACGCAATGACGTGATTACGCTTATCAATGGCATTGTTGCCAGAGGAGCAAAAGTGCAAGCCGGTAACGTTCTACGGGAGCTGTCATTGGCCTACGAGTTTGCAATAGGGTTAGGTCGTTTTGATACCAGTTTTGCCAACCCAGCACTGCTGGCAAAATCCAGCTTACGCCAGACCCGAATCAAGCTTACCAATAACCGCGGTACGCGGGTGCTGAGTGAAGCTGAACTGAAGAAGTTTCTCCAGTGGCTGCCGGGCTCCGCTTTTTCGCCAACTATTAAAAACGTACTTCGTCTGACCCTCTGGACGGGTTGCCGTACCGGTGAGGTCTGCAATATGGCATGGAAAGATGTAGATCTCGATAAAGGGACAATACATCTCCGTGAGACTAAAACAGGCGTTGAACGTTACGTTCAACTATCGACGCAGGCCATAGATTTCCTAAAAGTACTCCGTCTTAATTCGGATATCTATTTATTTCCGTCTACACGAACAAGACTGCCAATCCAACAAAAATATCTTACAGAGAATGCCTGGCGCTTACGTGAGGCGGGGAAAATGTTAGATATACCGAGCTGGACGCCTCATGATTTACGGCGGACAGTGCGTACTGGGCTGTCGCGGCTGCAATGTCCTAACGAAGTGGCAGAGGCTATTTTAGGGCATACAAAAGGTGGTGTAGAAGGGATTTATAACCTCTACAAGTATGATGCTGAGTGCAAGCAATGGCTGCAAATTTGGGCGGATTGCTTGGATTCTCAGACATAA